A genomic window from Camelina sativa cultivar DH55 chromosome 2, Cs, whole genome shotgun sequence includes:
- the LOC104715235 gene encoding UDP-glycosyltransferase 71B8 — protein sequence MKFELIFVPYPVIGHLRSTVEMAKLLVERETRLSISVIILPLLSVDDISTSAYISALVAASNDRLHYEVISCEDQTTTELHVENHIPRVKRAVAKLVDGYSRLPDLPRLAGLVVDMFCTSVIDVANEFGVPCYLFYTSNVGVLALGLHVQMLYDKKEYNATETDFEDSEALLDVPSLSRPYPVKCLPYGLGTKEWLPMFVNQARRFREMKGFLVNTFAELEPYALESLLSSGDTPRAYTVGPILHLENHVGSSKEEKSSEMLRWLDEQPPRSVVFLCFGSIGGFREEQAREIAIALERSGHRFLWSLRRASPDIEKELPGEFKNLEEILPEGFFDRTKDIGKVIGWAPQVAVLAKPAIGGFVTHGGWNSILESLWFGVPMAPWPLYAEQKFNAFMMVEELGLAVRIRKYWRGDQLVGAATVMVTAEEIERGIRCLMEQDSNVRKRVMEMSEKCHVALSDGGSSQSALKLFFQDVTKNVV from the coding sequence atgaaatttGAGCTTATCTTCGTACCGTATCCTGTTATAGGTCATCTCAGATCAACTGTGGAGATGGCGAAGCTACTAGTGGAGCGAGAAACTCGCCTCTCTATCTCCGTTATcatccttcctcttctttcagTTGACGATATCAGTACTTCCGCTTATATCTCAGCCCTCGTCGCCGCATCCAACGACCGCCTTCACTACGAAGTGATCTCCTGCGAAGATCAAACAACCACTGAGTTACATGTCGAGAACCACATCCCGAGGGTGAAACGTGCCGTTGCAAAACTCGTCGATGGCTATTCAAGGCTACCGGACTTGCCTAGGCTCGCTGGTTTAGTCGTGGACATGTTCTGTACCTCGGTGATAGACGTGGCTAACGAGTTTGGTGTTCCGTGTTACTTGTTTTACACCTCGAACGTTGGGGTTCTCGCACTTGGACTTCACGTCCAGATGTTGTACGATAAAAAGGAATACAATGCCACCGAAACTGATTTTGAAGACTCGGAAGCCTTGTTGGACGTTCCGAGTTTGTCTCGTCCTTATCCTGTGAAGTGTCTTCCTTACGGTTTGGGAACGAAAGAGTGGCTTCCTATGTTTGTAAACCAAGCGAGAAGGTTCCGGGAGATGAAAGGCTTTTTGGTAAACACTTTTGCTGAGCTTGAACCTTATGCGTTGGAGTCTCTCCTCTCGAGTGGTGATACTCCTCGTGCTTACACAGTGGGACCAATATTGCATCTCGAGAACCATGTTGGCAGTtccaaagaagagaaaagttcGGAGATGTTACGGTGGCTTGACGAGCAACCACCTAGGTCGGTAGTGTTCCTCTGTTTCGGAAGCATAGGAGGCTTTCGTGAGGAACAAGCAAGAGAAATCGCTATCGCCCTTGAGCGAAGTGGTCACCGTTTCTTGTGGTCTCTCCGCCGTGCATCTCCCGATATAGAAAAGGAACTTCCCGGAGAATTCAAGAATCTTGAAGAGATTCTCCCGGAAGGATTCTTTGACCGGACAAAGGATATAGGAAAGGTGATTGGATGGGCGCCGCAGGTGGCCGTGCTAGCTAAGCCGGCGATCGGAGGTTTTGTCACTCACGGCGGGTGGAACTCGATCCTCGAGAGTCTTTGGTTCGGTGTTCCGATGGCACCATGGCCGTTATACGCAGAGCAAAAATTCAACGCTTTCATGATGGTCGAGGAGCTTGGTTTGGCGGTGAGGATAAGAAAGTATTGGCGAGGCGATCAGTTAGTGGGAGCTGCGACGGTCATGGTGACGGCagaggagatagagagaggaaTCAGATGTCTGATGGAGCAGGATAGTAACGTGAGGAAGAGAGTGATGGAGATGAGTGAGAAGTGTCACGTGGCGTTATCGGATGGTGGATCGTCTCAATCTgctttgaaattatttttccaAGACGTTACGAAGAATGTTGTTTGA
- the LOC104747367 gene encoding uncharacterized protein LOC104747367, with product MWLLFVRYVVKNLXPNGVIAAWCYTNPEVNAAVDKVFQRFYDEKLGPHWDKARRLVEDGYRGIEFPFEKVDDDDDDDDESTGSQSLPVNKFVTEREMVLEEYMTYLRSTSAYQTAKEKGLEILTAEMEGEFADSWKEDGIEKKIVRFPIHLLIGRVGEGRRV from the exons ATGTGGCTCCTCTTTGTCCG ctatgttgttaaaaatttaaNACCAAACGGGGTGATCGCCGCCTGGTGCTACACCAATCCGGAGGTCAACGCCGCCGTGGACAAGGTTTTCCAGCGGTTTTACGACGAGAAACTTGGTCCTCATTGGGATAAAGCGAGGCGGCTTGTGGAGGATGGGTACAGAGGAATTGAGTTCCCGTTCGAGAAGGTggatgacgatgacgatgatgatgatgagtcaaCGGGAAGTCAAAGTCTTCCGGTTAATAAGTTCGTGACGGAGAGAGAAATGGTGTTGGAAGAGTATATGACTTATCTGAGGTCAACGTCGGCGTATCAGACGGCTAAGGAGAAAGGTTTGGAGATTTTGACGGCGGAGATGGAAGGAGAGTTTGCTGATTCTTGGAAAGAAGATGGGATTGAGAAGAAAATTGTTAGGTTTCCGATTCATTTGTTGATCGGAAGAGTTGGAGAAGGCCGTCGTGTCTGA
- the LOC104747378 gene encoding uncharacterized protein LOC104747378, with translation MDIPMVITKWSPYAEETQPALKSIPLWVTLTDVPPSMFTHKGLQFLASAVGKQIRLHPKIDACTSFDVAQILVEADLTKSLSRDFVFTGEEEGELDVFIKYSYPWLPPKCEVCGKWGHHKATCLAPSATPQKIISPAHEAQSVPPVAPSSPITVIAAPVQTEDSEVVSTVALTVLSKEAVVEEVEDWTTPKSTRSPGKHQANVIPPTSPSILSNAFSALSDKEEVEDEIPNDVEDAKTEDYAEAKEETLPTELGTSLIPQLRPSLPRGSKTAHKIISNPSTQPPKTLRDQKTRVKERNASWLGAKLFKDWSVLSNYEHNARGRIWVVWRNNVCLTPVYKTGQLITCSVKLEEEDTEFFSSFVYASNLVDERKVLWEDLRTHRDSPLMRDKPWIIFGDFNETLALEEHSCGANGPGPLFTWRNKRENDLISKKLDRVLINEAWLAVYPQSYTIFEAGGCSDHSHCRINLVNHGEYRRRRKPFKFVNAMVEMPEFRPLVEEFWGDTEVIHMSSSSLFRFTKKLKALKPQLKSLARSKVDHLVAKTKEAYTSLCEAQELNLSHPSAVAMEAEKRAYDRWSFLASLEEKYLKQKSKLHCLQVGDRNNKTFHRAVQTRAAQNVIREILKPDGSVVSDEAGSDGYTSEFFKAAWDIIGVEFVIVVQSFFEKGFLPKGANSTILALIPKKLESREMKDYRPISCCNVIYKVISKILANRLKLLLPQFIAGNQSAFVKDRLLIENVLLATELVKDYHKDSISSRCAIKIDISKAFDSVQWPFLRNVLETLDLPPVFVHWIMLCVTTASFSVQMNGELAGFFQNSRGLRQGCSLSPYLFVIIMDVLSKMLDKAVGHTFGYHPKCKNLGITHLSFADDLMVLSDGKEVENSFSFEVGQLPVRYLGLPLVTKRLSLSDCAPLIEQLKKRIGSWTARFLSFAGRLNLIQSVLWSVCNFWCSAFRLPRQCTREIDSLCSAFLWSGPELNPHKAKVTWEDICKPKTKGGLALRSLKEMNDVCCLKLIWRIVSSGDSLWVKWVENTLLKQESFWGIKSTAAGSWMWRKILKYRGLAAQFCRKAVNNGSGTSFWYDNWSTMGRLVDVAGDRGIIDMGISNSMTVAEAWSRCYRRTYRLHYYTLMEAELSQKYQYRSSMENEALWKGKNDKYYPRFSTKDTWNQVRTTAAEVSWYDCVWFSHSISKFSFCTWLAVRNKLSTGDRMAQWSSGDTGVCVLCNNAPGTRDHLFFSCAYSSEIWGNLASRIFGTSYSTT, from the exons ATGGATATTCCAATGGTGATAACGAAATGGTCTCCATATGCAGAGGAAACTCAGCCTGCTTTGAAGTCGATACCCCTGTGGGTTACTCTAACTGATGTTCCACCCTCCATGTTTACCCACAAGGGTTTACAGTTCTTGGCCAGTGCTGTAGGCAAGCAAATACGTTTGCACCCGAAAATAGATGCCTGTACCAGTTTTGATGTTGCTCAGATTCTAGTGGAGGCTGATTTAACTAAATCTCTCTCACGAGATTTCGTTTTCACCGGGGAAGAGGAGGGGGAGCTTGATGTTTTCATCAAGTACTCTTACCCTTGGCTGCCACCGAAATGTGAAGTATGTGGTAAATGGGGCCATCACAAGGCGACTTGTTTAGCTCCGTCTGCTACACCACAAAAGATCATCTCCCCTGCTCATGAGGCACAGTCTGTTCCACCTGTTGCTCCATCATCTCCGATAACTGTGATTGCTGCCCCTGTGCAAACAGAGGACTCTGAAGTTGTTTCCACCGTTGCTCTTACCGTCCTCAGTAAGGAAGCGGTTGTTGAGGAGGTTGAGGACTGGACTACACCAAAATCAACACGAAGTCCAGGAAAACACCAAGCTAATGTGATTCCACCTACTAGTCCATCTATTCTCTCCAACGCTTTCTCTGCACTTAGTGATAAGGAGGAAGTGGAGGATGAAATTCCAAATGATGTTGAAGATGCGAAAACAGAGGATTATGCAGAGGCAAAGGAGGAGACACTGCCAACAGAGTTGGGGACTTCTCTTATACCTCAGTTACGTCCAAGTCTGCCCCGAGGTTCAAAAACTGCTCACAAGATTATTTCAAACCCTTCTACTCAACCCCCTAAAACCCTTAGGGATCAGA AGACACGAGTTAAGGAACGTAATGCATCGTGGTTAGGTGCAAAGTTGTTTAAAGACTGGTCAGTCTTATCAAACTATGAGCACAATGCTCGTGGACGTATCTGGGTGGTCTGGAGGAATAATGTTTGCCTCACTCCGGTTTACAAAACAGGACAGCTGATAACCTGTTCGGTTAAATTAGAGGAAGAGGACACAGAGTTTTtcagttcttttgtttatgcttCGAACTTGGTAGATGAGAGAAAAGTCTTGTGGGAGGATTTGCGAACCCATAGGGACTCTCCACTTATGCGGGATAAACCTTGGATTATCTTTGGCGACTTTAATGAAACACTGGCTCTTGAGGAGCATTCTTGTGGGGCTAATGGTCCAG GCCCCTTGTTCACTTGGCGCAACAAAAGGGAGAATGACCTTATCTCTAAGAAGTTGGATCGTGTTTTGATTAATGAGGCTTGGCTCGCGGTTTATCCGCAGTCATATACTATTTTTGAGGCTGGTGGATGTTCGGACCACTCACATTGTCGGATCAACCTTGTTAATCACGGGGAATACAGGAGGCGTAGGAAGCCTTTTAAGTTTGTTAATGCTATGGTGGAAATGCCTGAGTTTAGGCCATTGGTGGAGGAGTTTTGGGGGGATACAGAAGTGATTCATATGTCCTCATCTTCCTTGTTCCGTTTCACAAAGAAGCTTAAGGCTCTCAAACCGCAGCTAAAGTCCTTAGCAAGGAGTAAGGTTGATCACTTGgtggcaaaaacaaaagaggcATACACTTCTCTTTGTGAGGCTCAGGAGTTAAATCTTTCACACCCGTCTGCAGTTGCCATGGAGGCCGAAAAACGTGCGTATGATCGCTGGAGTTTCCTTGCTAGCCTCGAAGAGAAATATCTGAAGCAGAAGTCCAAGCTTCACTGCTTACAGGTGGGGGACCGGAATAACAAAACCTTTCATCGCGCTGTTCAGACTAGAGCAGCTCAAAATGTCATTCGTGAAATCTTAAAACCTGATGGGAGTGTAGTCTCGGACGAGGCAG GATCAGATGGTTACACTTCAGAGTTTTTTAAAGCGGCATGGGATATCATCGGTGTGGAATTTGTGATtgttgttcaatctttttttgagAAAGGTTTTCTTCCCAAAGGGGCAAATTCAACCATCCTTGCTCTGATTCCTAAAAAGCTAGAGTCTCGCGAAATGAAGGATTATCGTCCAATATCCTGTTGTAATGTAATTTACAAAGTAATCTCCAAGATTTTAGCTAACAGGTTGAAGCTGCTTCTGCCACAGTTCATTGCTGGGAACCAGTCAGCTTTTGTTAAGGACCGTCTTCTCATTGAGAATGTTCTTCTAGCTACGGAGCTAGTTAAGGACTATCATAAAGACTCAATATCAAGCAGATGTGCAATCAAGATAGATATCTCAAAGGCTTTTGATTCGGTTCAGTGGCCGTTTCTGAGAAATGTCCTCGAGACATTGGATCTCCCGCCTGTTTTCGTGCATTGGATTATGCTTTGTGTGACAACAGCCTCCTTCTCTGTTCAAATGAATGGTGAGTTAGCGGGGTTCTTTCAAAACTCCAGGGGCCTACGACAGGGTTGTTCGCTCTCTCCTTATCTCTTTGTCATCATTATGGACGTTCTCTCAAAGATGCTAGATAAAGCAGTTGGACACACATTCGGCTATCATCCTAAATGTAAGAATCTTGGAATTACTCATTTGAGCTTTGCGGATGACTTAATGGTTCTATCTGATGGCAAG GAGGTGGAAAACAGTTTCAGTTTTGAAGTAGGACAGTTACCGGTTCGTTACCTTGGCTTGCCTCTAGTCACCAAGCGACTCTCACTCTCTGATTGTGCACCACTCATTGAACAGCTGAAGAAGAGAATAGGTTCCTGGACAGCCCGTTTCCTCTCTTTTGCTGGTCGTTTAAACTTGATCCAATCTGTCCTATGGAGTGTTTGTAATTTCTGGTGCTCTGCCTTTCGACTGCCACGCCAATGTACTCGCGAGATTGATAGTCTATGTTCGGCATTCCTCTGGTCTGGACCGGAACTAAACCCTCATAAAGCTAAGGTCACTTGGGAGGACATCTGCAAGCCTAAAACAAAAGGAGGTCTGGCTTTAAGATCTCTCAAGGAAATGAATGACGTATGTTGTCTAAAGTTGATCTGGAGGATTGTTTCTTCAGGAGATTCTTTGTGGGTGAAATGGGTGGAAAACACATTGCTCAAACAGGAGAGCTTTTGGGGAATTAAATCAACAGCTGCAGGTTCTTGGATGTGGagaaaaattctcaaatatCGAGGGTTAGCAGCTCAGTTTTGCAGGAAAGCAGTTAACAATGGTTCAGGAACTTCTTTTTGGTACGACAATTGGTCTACCATGGGCCGTCTTGTGGATGTTGCAGGGGATAGAGGCATCATTGATATGGGGATTAGTAATTCTATGACCGTTGCGGAAGCTTGGAGTAGATGTTATCGCAGGACTTACCGCTTGCATTACTATACTTTAATGGAAGCTGAACTTTCTCAGAAATATCAATACAGATCCTCTATGGAGAATGAGGCCCTTTGGAAGGGGAAGAATGATAAGTATTATCCACGCTTCTCCACCAAGGACACTTGGAATCAGGTTCGTACCACTGCTGCTGAAGTCTCATGGTACGACTGTGTATGGTTCTCCCATTCAATATCCAAGTTCTCGTTCTGCACATGGCTCGCCGTCCGTAATAAACTCTCCACGGGTGACCGGATGGCACAATGGTCCAGCGGTGATACAGGGGTATGTGTCCTCTGCAACAATGCTCCTGGAACCCGTGACCACTTGTTTTTCTCCTGTGCCTATAGCTCGGAGATATGGGGAAATCTTGCTTCGCGAATCTTTGGGACAAGTTACTCTACTACCTAG